DNA sequence from the Candidatus Kaistella beijingensis genome:
AAAGGATTGAAAACAAGGTGGAACCCAAACAAATCACGGTAATGGTTTTTAATCCCGCAGATTTGTCCTTCATTTCCCGCTCAAAACCTAAAATAAGTCCTGCAATGGCGGAAAGGATGGCTTTGTAAACATCTAAAAGTTCAAAATGTTCCAAATTTTTTCTTTTAAAGGTAAGGCTTTTTTTAAGAATTAAATTCTTTGTTCCATTCTTCCGCAGCTTCACAAAGAGTGGTGTAGAATTCTTCACCGTATTTTCTGATTAAAGGAGTTTTCAAAAATTTATAAACAGGCACTTTCAATTCCTTTCCCAGAATGCACGCATCTTTGCAGACATCCCACTCATGATAATTCAATGCCGTGAAGGTAGAGTATTCATTCACCCGAATTGGATAAAGGTGACAGGAAATCGGTTTTTGCCAATCTACAGCGCCGTCTTCATACGCTTTTTCGATGCCACATTTGGTGATGCCTCTTTCGTCAAAAATCACATACGCACATTCTTCACCATTCACCATTGGAGTTACAAAATCGCCATCCATCGGATCGACCGTCCAAGTTCCCTGTTCTTCCAAAGCTTTCACTCCTTCAGGACGAAGATAAGGCTTTACCTGGTCAAAAATTTTATCGAGAATTTCGGTTTCATATTTTTCCAAAGGCGCACCAACTTCACCTGCAACGCAACACGCACCTTTGCATTTGCTGAGGTTACACACGAATTCTTCAGAAAAAATATCTTCAGAAATTAATTTATTTTCAATTTGAATCATTTAAATTATTTGAAGTTGTTTTTTATTTTTTGATTTTGTTTGAAATGGCGATTCAAAAAATCAAATTTCTTTTTAATTATGATTAACAATCGGCTCTTATCAATTAAAGAAAAAGTTGGTGAGTTTAAAAATCACCAAACACAGAATAATCGTCCACAAACCGACTTCCCTCATCCAATATTTTGGGAGAAAACGCAGCATTCTACTCAAAATAATCGAAGAAGGAAGCGCAAGTAAAAGCAAATACTCGTAATTTTTTCCCATGTATAAAACAATCGTAATTAATTGTGCAATCGAAAAAACCAACAAAAAGGCATACTTGAATTTGCTTGTCGGACTTTTCTTATTAAAATTTCTAAAGTGATCCATTACCGCATGAATCAACATTAAAGCAACAGGAATTAACCAGGCAAGATTTTGTAAATCCGTCGAAGGTTTAAAATTTCTGAACGGAAAATAAGCAGGATTCCAAGAATTATAATCAAGGAAATAAACAATTCCAAAGTAGGAAATTGCAATGAGAAACGCACCAAAAAATAACCTAAAAATATGCAGCCCTATTCTGTCTGAAGTCCCAATAATATGGAAAACTACGAAAATCGCCATCGGCCAAGTTGTAGGCAAAAAGATGAAATTAATCGCCAAAATTGCTCCCACCAAAATATAAGAATTTTTCCGCACCGACATTTCGGTATTGGTTAAAAGCAACAAAATAATGGAATTGGTAAAAAGCGCGACCGCAATTCCAATGTCTAAATCTCCCGGATAAAATGCGAAAATAAAAGCGGTATACAGAAAAAGCGGAAGATGGGTTTGATAATTCAGCGCAATCGCATTAAAACAAAAATATCCCAAAGCAACACCCGCAAAAGTAATGATGGCGGAAATTACATCTAACCTACTGTAATCCAAAAAGTTAAAGCCAATTACAATTAAAAGAAGCACGCCAATGTAAACAGGAACTGAAAAAATATTGCTTTCTTTTGAAAGTAATCGAAACATTTTTTATAAATTTGTGCAAAGTTAATTTAAAAAAGGAAAATAATGACGTCTTTTTGGCTATTCTTAAGCAGTGTTTTCAAATGGTCTTTCGGATTTTTTGATTTTGCAGGAAATTTCGTGAACTGGATTTTATTCATCGTTGCAACTGTTTTATTCTGCTATTGGTGCTATGTTTTGGTAGTAACTTTAGGTGGTGACAAAGACAAGGAATATTTTTCGCCAACAGAAGGTCATCATCCTTACTACGATCCAAAAATCATGAAAAAAGAAAACTAAATAATTGATCTTTATATTTATTATAAAAGAATCCCTGGAATTTTATTTTCAGGGATTTTTGTTGCGTCATTGCGAGAACGAGGTTCGAAGCAATCCTTCAATCCTATTTTTTTTCTAATGAATCGGAATCACCAATACCGGAATCGGTGACCTTCTCGTAAGTTCCTTGGTTAAACTTCCTACGAAAACATCATACATATTGCTTCTTCCGTGTGAACCCATCACGATGTAGCCTGCATTTTTTTCTTTGGCATATTCCAAAATAATATCTCCTGCAACGCCTTGTTTCAGCATGTGTTCGCAATCTACGTCGTGTGCAATTACTTTTTGTTGAAGATTATTCAAGCGCAAAAATTCTTCTTTAATTTCATTCTGTTCCACTTCCGGGAAATATTGGAAACCCATATCGCCAATCGCAAAACCAATATCTGCAGGTGCAACGTGAATCAGGCAGATTTTTCCGCGGGTTTCTTTCGCAAATTTCAATGCACCTTCCAAAAGTTTGTCGGTCGCATCTGAAAAATCGATGGGTAAAACAATGTTAATCATGACTTTTAATTTTGTTCCTTAAAGTTACAGAATTTTTTCTAAATTAAAAATCGACAGCAGAAAAATCATAAAATAAATTTGAAATAAAGGGATTCCGCTCTTTCAGAGGGGTGACAAAAATTTGATAAATTTTTACACGGGGTGTTTTGTTTATTGAATCCTCAAATCCAAAACTTTCTGTTCTTCAAGATAAGCTTCTAAAATATCGTTTTCAGAAACCTTCCCAACACCTTTCGGGGTTCCCGTAAAAATTAAATCACCCACTCTCAAAGTAAAGTACTG
Encoded proteins:
- a CDS encoding universal stress protein — protein: MINIVLPIDFSDATDKLLEGALKFAKETRGKICLIHVAPADIGFAIGDMGFQYFPEVEQNEIKEEFLRLNNLQQKVIAHDVDCEHMLKQGVAGDIILEYAKEKNAGYIVMGSHGRSNMYDVFVGSLTKELTRRSPIPVLVIPIH
- a CDS encoding DUF6427 family protein, translating into MFRLLSKESNIFSVPVYIGVLLLIVIGFNFLDYSRLDVISAIITFAGVALGYFCFNAIALNYQTHLPLFLYTAFIFAFYPGDLDIGIAVALFTNSIILLLLTNTEMSVRKNSYILVGAILAINFIFLPTTWPMAIFVVFHIIGTSDRIGLHIFRLFFGAFLIAISYFGIVYFLDYNSWNPAYFPFRNFKPSTDLQNLAWLIPVALMLIHAVMDHFRNFNKKSPTSKFKYAFLLVFSIAQLITIVLYMGKNYEYLLLLALPSSIILSRMLRFLPKYWMREVGLWTIILCLVIFKLTNFFFN
- a CDS encoding DUF3109 family protein codes for the protein MIQIENKLISEDIFSEEFVCNLSKCKGACCVAGEVGAPLEKYETEILDKIFDQVKPYLRPEGVKALEEQGTWTVDPMDGDFVTPMVNGEECAYVIFDERGITKCGIEKAYEDGAVDWQKPISCHLYPIRVNEYSTFTALNYHEWDVCKDACILGKELKVPVYKFLKTPLIRKYGEEFYTTLCEAAEEWNKEFNS